The genomic region TGGCTCGCTGTTTAGCCCGACTTGATCCGTGACCTCTTTGAAGGTGACGGGGGAGGCGGTTGTTTCGATGAGGGCGAAGGCAGGGAAGACGGCAACAGCGAAGCGAGCGATGTTCATGGGCATTGGAAGGTAGGTTTTAGTTTAGGCCTATTTTTCGAGGTCGCCGAATTTCTTTTGGTAGAGCGTTTCATTCACTTCTTTGGCCGCATTGACGAGGTCTTGGTAGGGGACGTCGGTGATGCTGACGAAACCTACATTGTAGTTCTCACCATCGTGGGCGCGGCCCGTTGCGGGCGAGTCGATGTACTGGAACCAATGAGCGCCTACGAAGTAGTCGTTCTCGATCACGGAATTCATATAGTCCTTGTACCATCGCCCACGGTCAGCCTGGTCGGCGGCGTGGATCAAACCGGGATGGAAGAGTCCGCTGTCGGTCGAACCGTTGTGGAATTCGCCGATGATACTGGGCATGTCGATCTCCGGAAGGAAGTTCCAGAAGCTGTCGTCGAGCCCTTCTTGGTAGTAGTTGTAGCTGATTACATCCATGTGCTTCTTTGCAGCCTCCACGACTTCGGGAGTCATGCCCCAATGGGCGAAGCGAACGCCCATGTAGAGGTGATTGGGCATGGCCCGCTTGAGTTCGCCGTTTACGATGCGGAAATACTCCTCGGCGTAGAGCTGCAAAAGATCGGCAAGATCGGCCAGCATCGCTTCGCTATAGTTCTCATGGCCTAGGTCGAAGCCGCCTGCGAATGATTCCCAATTGTCTATTTTGGTGTCCCATGCGTTGTTTAAGGCTGCGATGGTTTTGTACCTCCCTTTCAGGTACAGGTCGAAAGCTGTCTTGCAGGGGCTTTCGAAGCTTGAGCGCATCAAGGTGTTGAGCACTATTCCGTAGCGAGACGTATTCGAATTCATTCGACCCCAGCTCTTTTCGTTGTCTACGAACACACCTACGCACCAAGGGCTGCCGTTCACCTCCTTTGCGATTCGGTCGATCGTGACCCTTGCCCGCTCGCGGAATTTTGGATCGAAGGGATCGGGGAGGGGAGCCCAAATGTCGAAGCCGGAGGTCACGGTCTTGAAGTCTCCAATGATCCAGCCATTGGCGAAGTAGGGGATTCGCTGGTTGTCGTAGAAGGCGGGATCCACCCAATTGCCGAAAGAGGTGAAACCCCAGTCTAACATCCTCTCTATGGTTACATCTTGCCATTGCTCCATAAAGTCATCACCATATCGTCTCTCTAGATTGGCTTGGTAGAAGCTGTAGGTTTGACCGTGTTCTATGGGGCCGGTGTGCGATTCGCGCCGGTAGCTGTAGTGTTTCGCCAAAGGATCGTCGTATTCGGGGAGTCCTTTGAACATGCCGTAGCGAAGCCGATTCGCGACGAATGCAGTGTCGGTCACCGACTTGCTAGCCTTGACCATGCCTTTTGAGTCCTCTGGGGTTGTGTCTTGCGGATCGATTATTCGTAGCGAGTCATCGCGATAGTCGATGCCTGTATAGGTGGATGTATTCGCCATGCGGATATTGGCTATTCCGTTGGAAAAGAATAAATAGCCCTCCGGATCGATAAGCGCCCATTTACTACCAATCTTTTCGGTTCGAAAGTATCCGGTGGCTTCCAGCTTCGGACCTGTTTTCCAGCCTTGGAACTTCGAACGATCGTCCGGTCCCGATTCCTCTTTCAATTGGGTTAGCTCCATTTGAGCCAAGCGACGCAGTTCCTTCTCGGTTTTCACTTTTAGGGTGAAGTCGCTCTTGGCAGGTTGTCCGAACTTATCAACGATACCCTTGAACTGGGATTCGTCGTACGGGATGTCCGTCAGAAGTCGGAGTCGTTTTAGGGTGAACGCCTTGTCGAAAAGATTGTGGTGGGCGACGACGGAGACGTTGGCTATCTGGCTCAAATTGAAATCCGTCGGTTGTGATCCCCACATCCAAATGAGGCGAGTTGCATCGATTTCCCAAGGGTCGGGCGTATCACGCATGCCAGCATCGAATTGTTGCGACTGGCTGGACAGCTCGTAGTAGAGCGATCCATCGAATCCCCTCGGTATGTTGACGCTCCTCACGGCACTGGCACCGTTCGAATCGCGTACAGTGACGAAAATCTGAACGGATCGCTCGCCATGGTTAGCCACGTCGAAGACGAGGGCCGATTCGCTCGAGCCGGATAGGTCCCATGGCTCAGCTGGAGTTAGGTTCAGGCCACTGTATGGTTGCGAAGCATCAAGTAAGACACGGAGTCCATCCTCGCTGGGTATCAGTTGCGATTGAGTCGCGGAAACAGCGGCGGGAAGGTTGCCTGTCGAAAGGTCGAGAACCACACGCTGATTTGGCTGGACCGCGGCGGCGGATAGTTGAAGGCCGCCAAAGGCGGTCGTCGCAGCAAGGAATCGGTTTAAAAATTTCGTCATCGGGTAAGTAGGAAGCGGGGTTGACGCACTCGGGCGAAGCCTGTTGCAAGTACTTGTCTAAAGTGTATATTGTATGCAAAAAAATACTTTGCAATGCAAAAGTCATCTTGACGATCGGCCGGGTTTCAAGAGAGAGGCGTAAATGATTGACAAGATGCAGTATATTGCATGCAAAAACCGCAGACCTGAGTATTTCAGATTGATTGCAGTAGCAAGAACTGCCCCGTCCCAAGGAGAGCTTGAAAAGGGCTCTCGCTGGAAACAATTCAACCAAATTCCCCTCTGTCGTTTTGCGCTCCTACCTACTAACTCACCCTTTGGGAAAGATGGCTCGTTTACTGTTTTCGAGCCTTTCGACACTCGCTATGGCAAATCTATCTGTTCAACAATTGGAGGGTTCTTTGAAACGCACTGAGACGGTTTTGGATCGAGACTGGCAGTTTAGTCTGTCACCCGGCAGTGATGTGACGGAATCGGAACTTGACGCCACTCTTTGGAAATCTGTGCGGGTGCCGCATGATTGGAGTGTTGAAGCGTCTTTCCAGAATAACCTGGAAGGTGCGACTGGTTATCTGCCGGGTGGCATTGGCTGGTATCAGAAACGCTTTTCCTTGCCGCCGACTACAGACGAGACCTGTGTTTATCTCGTCTTCGATGGTATCTACAACAATGCGGAAGTGTGGCTTAATGGCCATTTTTTAGGCCAACATCCGTACGGATACTCTCCCTTCCATTATGAAATCTCGAGTTTGCTATCTGGCGAAGGAGAGGAAAACCTTTTGCGGGTCAAGGTCGATCGAACGCGCTACGCTGACAGTCGTTGGTATACGGGATCGGGCATTTACCGGGACGTAAAAGTCATAGTGGCTGACGCTCTGCACGTACCTGTTTGGGGAACCTATTTCACGACTCCCAGCGTTACTCCCCACCAGGCTCTCGTCGATTCGAAGGTCACGGTCCGCAATTCCCGTAGCCATTCTGCCCGATTTGCGTTGAGGGTTACGCTTTTTTCACCGGATGGTAGCAAGGTCGCGCAAGCAGAGGAAACTGGAGAACTGAAGCCAGGCGAAGAACAGGAGTTTGCCCAGCGACTGACAGTTGCGGAACCGATGTTGTGGGGAGTGGAGAGAGCTTCGCTTTATCGGGCTGTCACGGAAGTCTACGAGGGCGAACGACTAGCGGATCGAATCGAGGATAGGATTGGGATTCGCAGTATTCGATTCGATCCCGACCAAGGATTCTTCCTGAATGGCAAGAACATGAAGATCAAAGGCGTTTGCCTCCATCACGATGGAGGAGCGGTGGGCGCCGCGGTGCCGAAAGACGTGTGGCGTCGTCGTTTGAAGACCTTGCAAGCGGGGGGGTGCAACGCAGTTCGCATGGCGCACAATCCTGCCTCGGAAGAGCTGATAGAACTTTGTGACGAAATGGGAATTCTGGTTCAGCAAGAGTTTTTTGACGAATGGGACTATCCGAAGGACAAGCGTCTCAACCAGAACGAAAAGAGCGTCGATGCCATCACTCGTGGGTACACTGAGCATTTTCAAGATTGGGCGGAGCGCGATTTGAAGTCTACTATGCTTCGCGACCGCAATAATCCGTCGATAATCCAATGGAGCATCGGAAACGAGATTGAGTGGACGTACCCGAGGCATGCTTATTCAACTGGCTTCTTTGATATGAAGTGGGATGGAAACTATTTCTGGTCTCTGCCGCCGCACTCCCCGGAGGAAATCAAGCGACGCTATGAGGCGGCAGAGCCGGAGAAGTTTGCAATTGCAGATACGGCCAAACGCTTGGCCGACTGGACCCGGGAAATGGATACGACTCGCCCTGTGATCGCGAATTGTATCCTACCTTCAGCTAGTTACATATCCGGATACACCGACGCGCTTGATATGGTGGGCTACTCCTATCGACGGGTGGTGTACGACTACGGTCACCGAAATTACCCAGACAAGCCCATCATGGGTACGGAGAACCTGGGCCAATGGCATGAGTGGAAGGCGGTCATCGAGCGGCCCTTCATCGCCGGCATGTTCATCTGGACCGGAATCGATTATATGGGCGAGGCCAATGGTCAGTGGCCGCGCAAGGGGACCCACTCCGGCCTGCTGGATCTCGCAGGGTTCCAGAAGCCGTCTTATCACATGATGAAGAGTCTGTGGACAGATCAGCCGCATCTTTTTTTGGCAACGCAGCTTGAAGACAAGTCGGACTACAGGCGTAGCTCCAAGTCCGGTGTTGTGGTCGAAAAGGAAAAGGGGGCGTGGCAGAAGCGGCTGTGGTTTTGGAACGAGGTGAACGAGCACTGGAACTACGACGACGGCGAATGGGTTGTCGTAGAAGTTTACTCCAATTGCGAAGAGGTCGAACTGCTTCTCAACGGCAGTTCCTTGGGGATTCAGCGGCTGTCCGATCAGGTAGACCGAGTGTTCAAGTGGGCGGTGCCGTTCGAAGCGGGTCGTCTAGAGGCTAGGGGCTCTAGTGGCATTGACACCGCCGCGATGACGCTGG from Pelagicoccus sp. SDUM812003 harbors:
- a CDS encoding beta-galactosidase: MTKFLNRFLAATTAFGGLQLSAAAVQPNQRVVLDLSTGNLPAAVSATQSQLIPSEDGLRVLLDASQPYSGLNLTPAEPWDLSGSSESALVFDVANHGERSVQIFVTVRDSNGASAVRSVNIPRGFDGSLYYELSSQSQQFDAGMRDTPDPWEIDATRLIWMWGSQPTDFNLSQIANVSVVAHHNLFDKAFTLKRLRLLTDIPYDESQFKGIVDKFGQPAKSDFTLKVKTEKELRRLAQMELTQLKEESGPDDRSKFQGWKTGPKLEATGYFRTEKIGSKWALIDPEGYLFFSNGIANIRMANTSTYTGIDYRDDSLRIIDPQDTTPEDSKGMVKASKSVTDTAFVANRLRYGMFKGLPEYDDPLAKHYSYRRESHTGPIEHGQTYSFYQANLERRYGDDFMEQWQDVTIERMLDWGFTSFGNWVDPAFYDNQRIPYFANGWIIGDFKTVTSGFDIWAPLPDPFDPKFRERARVTIDRIAKEVNGSPWCVGVFVDNEKSWGRMNSNTSRYGIVLNTLMRSSFESPCKTAFDLYLKGRYKTIAALNNAWDTKIDNWESFAGGFDLGHENYSEAMLADLADLLQLYAEEYFRIVNGELKRAMPNHLYMGVRFAHWGMTPEVVEAAKKHMDVISYNYYQEGLDDSFWNFLPEIDMPSIIGEFHNGSTDSGLFHPGLIHAADQADRGRWYKDYMNSVIENDYFVGAHWFQYIDSPATGRAHDGENYNVGFVSITDVPYQDLVNAAKEVNETLYQKKFGDLEK
- a CDS encoding sugar-binding domain-containing protein; this translates as MANLSVQQLEGSLKRTETVLDRDWQFSLSPGSDVTESELDATLWKSVRVPHDWSVEASFQNNLEGATGYLPGGIGWYQKRFSLPPTTDETCVYLVFDGIYNNAEVWLNGHFLGQHPYGYSPFHYEISSLLSGEGEENLLRVKVDRTRYADSRWYTGSGIYRDVKVIVADALHVPVWGTYFTTPSVTPHQALVDSKVTVRNSRSHSARFALRVTLFSPDGSKVAQAEETGELKPGEEQEFAQRLTVAEPMLWGVERASLYRAVTEVYEGERLADRIEDRIGIRSIRFDPDQGFFLNGKNMKIKGVCLHHDGGAVGAAVPKDVWRRRLKTLQAGGCNAVRMAHNPASEELIELCDEMGILVQQEFFDEWDYPKDKRLNQNEKSVDAITRGYTEHFQDWAERDLKSTMLRDRNNPSIIQWSIGNEIEWTYPRHAYSTGFFDMKWDGNYFWSLPPHSPEEIKRRYEAAEPEKFAIADTAKRLADWTREMDTTRPVIANCILPSASYISGYTDALDMVGYSYRRVVYDYGHRNYPDKPIMGTENLGQWHEWKAVIERPFIAGMFIWTGIDYMGEANGQWPRKGTHSGLLDLAGFQKPSYHMMKSLWTDQPHLFLATQLEDKSDYRRSSKSGVVVEKEKGAWQKRLWFWNEVNEHWNYDDGEWVVVEVYSNCEEVELLLNGSSLGIQRLSDQVDRVFKWAVPFEAGRLEARGSSGIDTAAMTLETAASPVVIELHADRGSMKANGRDVTHVVAQLRDEMGRAVRHENREIVFSVDGDARILGVDNGAITNVQDFQSNRITTANGRCLLLLQSNFSPSEVSISASGERLQGDHISVEIQ